From one Aquicella siphonis genomic stretch:
- a CDS encoding phospholipase D-like domain-containing protein — translation MDPRSSGKRLKRINTKLASTEDKSLYGQMSSLHFLEHAPVPLSTMEMHSASGDLILGAKHEVLMMFYKFSSDSDGGREILNALTALKSRAESEKTPVRVCMIVNSRGKLAEALYGYNQPLGLEKLGGSEFFHLKVTYHPTSAFGTLHSKLILVDSTFAMIRGGDPHSGNDRDRHQFETATLIQGPLVAIMRQDFCDVWNAYNIDPLHVSPAPATLTDKRDSTASSIPCLFLSKRENGNPFYYGSCAAPYKIAFLQAIEDAVTCIDIMTSNINDPDICAALAKACNRGIFVNILTGKDLNDSKEYWWGGTNLYALASIVRQVDTAHLPFLSIRWATNDQNNLVHHGEKFTLHAKYACIDKLVVFAGSSPLDKQAMYYSREADIIFEDADAAAQFDLKFFRPCHAAFRDYFDDAYFILFNAIELESKRISQSADTDLKREKAERLREMLAALSQVTRPPRDKLLFLLDAAGPLLEIRTGNKPGMPYSYNTVMNMIYKYGLEHHLSAAPLMVVPEVEKQKHGFFTPPALHRSKSMGSLHTQTEDKGESLKLNSSM, via the coding sequence ATGGATCCCAGGTCTTCAGGCAAACGCCTGAAAAGAATTAACACTAAGCTCGCCTCCACTGAAGACAAGTCTTTGTATGGACAGATGTCATCCCTGCACTTCCTTGAACATGCGCCCGTTCCGCTGTCAACCATGGAAATGCATTCCGCGTCAGGTGATCTCATCCTAGGCGCGAAACATGAAGTCTTAATGATGTTTTATAAATTTTCTTCCGATTCGGACGGCGGCAGGGAAATATTGAATGCGCTGACCGCTCTTAAAAGCCGGGCGGAAAGCGAAAAAACACCGGTCAGAGTGTGCATGATTGTTAACAGCCGCGGAAAACTGGCCGAAGCCCTTTACGGTTACAACCAGCCGCTGGGTCTGGAAAAATTGGGCGGTTCGGAATTTTTCCATCTCAAGGTGACGTATCATCCCACTTCCGCATTTGGTACGCTGCATAGCAAATTAATCCTGGTCGATTCCACTTTTGCAATGATCAGAGGTGGCGATCCACACAGCGGAAATGATCGTGACAGACACCAGTTTGAAACCGCAACCTTGATCCAGGGTCCGCTGGTTGCCATTATGCGGCAGGATTTTTGCGACGTGTGGAATGCTTACAATATCGATCCGCTGCATGTCAGCCCGGCACCCGCCACGCTGACTGATAAAAGAGACAGCACCGCCTCTTCCATTCCCTGTCTGTTTCTTTCAAAACGCGAAAACGGTAATCCTTTTTACTATGGCAGTTGCGCCGCGCCTTACAAAATTGCGTTCCTGCAGGCAATTGAAGACGCGGTGACATGCATTGATATCATGACATCCAATATTAATGATCCCGATATCTGCGCAGCCCTGGCGAAAGCCTGCAATCGCGGGATATTTGTGAATATCCTGACAGGAAAAGACCTCAATGATTCCAAGGAATACTGGTGGGGAGGTACCAACTTATATGCCCTGGCAAGCATAGTCAGACAGGTAGATACTGCCCATTTACCCTTTCTTTCCATTCGCTGGGCGACAAACGATCAAAACAACCTGGTCCACCATGGCGAGAAATTCACTTTACATGCCAAATATGCCTGCATTGACAAGCTGGTGGTATTCGCAGGTTCTTCTCCCCTGGATAAACAGGCCATGTATTATTCACGTGAAGCGGACATTATTTTTGAAGATGCCGATGCCGCGGCGCAATTCGATTTGAAGTTTTTCAGACCCTGTCATGCCGCATTCCGGGATTATTTTGATGATGCGTATTTCATTCTTTTTAACGCTATTGAGCTGGAATCAAAACGCATATCACAGTCTGCTGACACCGACTTGAAACGCGAAAAAGCAGAACGCCTGCGCGAAATGCTGGCCGCCCTCAGCCAGGTGACACGGCCGCCGCGGGATAAGCTGCTCTTTCTGCTGGACGCGGCCGGTCCATTGCTGGAAATACGGACAGGAAACAAACCCGGCATGCCTTATTCCTACAATACCGTCATGAACATGATTTACAAATACGGGCTGGAGCATCATCTTTCGGCAGCGCCGCTGATGGTTGTACCAGAAGTGGAAAAACAGAAGCATGGTTTTTTCACGCCTCCCGCTCTTCATCGCTCCAAATCCATGGGCAGTCTACACACGCAAACAGAAGACAAAGGGGAATCCTTGAAGCTTAATAGCAGTATGTAA